The following nucleotide sequence is from Trifolium pratense cultivar HEN17-A07 linkage group LG2, ARS_RC_1.1, whole genome shotgun sequence.
tttcaccGTCTTGATGTGCAAGTATAGTAACTTTAGTAACCTTGTAGGTGAAACATATCAGCAGACTGATGCTGCATTTCTGGACTCTGAAAAAGATAATTTCCGGGATGACGGTTCTACTGCTTCAACCGCTGTTTTGGTTGATAACCATCTTTATGTTGCCAATGTCGGAGATTCTAGAACTGTAATATCAACAGCTGGAAAAGGTAATATTTTGATTACCTACTTTATTATGAATTCTTCGCATTACATTTCTTGTGTAACCAACTAATAATTTTGGTAGTGTTGAAGTTCTAGTATCatatttcttcttttcttaaaaACCAATTCATATAGTGATATGATTACAGGAGAAAACTTATTCCATCAAATATGCTAAtagtataaaatataaatataagagGCCACATGGAAATTAAAGTATTTCTAACAAAGCAAGGGTTTCCTCGCCTGCTCATTGGGTTCTTGTATGCTTAATTTTCCTACTTTCATTTTAATGAATTTTGAGAACTATTGTATTATGGACTTAAACTCGAGATTTCATGTTTGACAGCAATTGCTCTCTCTGAGGATCATAAACCTAATAGAAGTGATGAGCGGAAGAGAATTGAGAATGCTGGGGGTGTTGTCATGTGGGCAGGTAACATATGATTTTTAAGTAGCAAACTTGCTACTTTTAGATGGTTCTATTATTGATAATATGCTTTTGGTGCATTTTGTGCAAGATACAGTGGGGTAGGTTCGGAATCTGATGGGATTCCCATCAATTCATCATTGGCCAAAGTTGAGGTTTAAGTTGTTTGATGCTGACATCGGAAGTTTGTGCAGGTTTTGGTTGACATAATAACAAGCACGGAGTATTGTCTTCTGGCTGATTGATACATTTTAACCATGTGTGAATTTTGAACCAAAAAAGTGTAAACTAAATTGTAATTTGTAAATGTGTTTCTAGCTTATATGTTTATTACGTGTTCAATGTTTTGTGATACATACTACAAAGTAACAGGGAGAGTGGATGTACAACATATTGACATTTGATTGATGTATACAGCTGTGTTCTCAACTTATACAAGATTGGAATAATAAACTCCATATAATTTGTcttgcgttttttttttggtccatcCAAGGGATGTAgtttgattaagaaattgattaaGTAGCTCAGGGAAGAGATATTCACTTATGTTTTTTGGCTGGTCAGGTACTTGGAGGGTTGGAGGGGTGCTAGCAATGTCTCGTGCATTTGGCAACCGTATGCTGAAGCCATTTGTAGTAGCAGAACCTGAAATCCAGGTGATCCTTTATTAACTTTTGTACCTCAGTTACgtaatttataatttgattGGATGGTTCAAGCCAATGATCATTTTCTCAGCGTGGATGTCAAATCCTAACAGTGAATGTTGATAATGTCTCGGAAATATCTCTAGCAGAAACTGTTATGGCCTGTTTGATTTGATAAAATGTTTCTGTTTTTTGTTCTGTTTCCTTTTCTCAAAGATTAAAAAAACAGTGAAAAGACTAAAGTTTCACTCTgtttttgctctttttttttttaatgacttGTCACGGAAAATAGTTTTTgctcttttattattttaatgacTTGTCATGGATAATAGTGAAAATGATGTTTTCACTGATTATTACAACAAATTCTTTCAAAATAGGAAATAAAGTGAAAACAGTGTAGTATTTTTGtagtaattactaattagaAGTAAAAACgggaaatgaaaaaaaaaaaaaaagtacatatgTAAATATAGTGTGGGTTGAGGGCATGGGAATTTTGCAACTTGAAGAAGTGACAACTTGacaagtgtgtgtgtgtgtgtgtgtgagagagagagagagagagagagagtgtgtgagtgtgtgtgtgtgtgtgtgtgtgagagagagagagagagagattagaTGCTTTATTTGCAGCTACTTCTGTTGTGTTCCCTCCCCACTGTAGCCAGAAAACAATTAGATTATCTCTTTTCCTTTTATGATGCAGGAGACCTCAACTTATTTTTCCATGATGTGGATAGCCTATGTGTTATGAACAACTGCATGTTGAAGTGAAGGATTATATTATGTTGACATTCTGCTTTATTTCCTCGTTTATTTTCAGGACCAGGTGATAGATGAAAATACTGAGGTGCTTGTTCTTGCAAGTGATGGAGTCTGGGATGTAGTACAGAATGAGGTAAGACCGGTCTTCATTCTTAGCCCTGCATTGCTTGTTGCTTTTGCATATGCTATATATGATTTCCAATCAGGCAGGAGTTGATTGTCACCAGTAACTAAATACAATTGgtaaattaaataagaaaagATAATGAGCATGAAGATGTGTATTTTGAACCTAATCCTATGCCATGTTATCAAATCCCCCATATAGTATGAGTTGTGTTATTTTGACAACAAATTTTGACATCAAATTAAATGGTCAACACATTTCAAATATGTAGAtcgttaataaatataataaggtGTTGCAACCCATCCAGTCATGGTTAATGACGTTCAAAGTCGAAGTTAATTGTGTTCAGTGGATGGTTGGTGAGATGTGACACTTTGTTATATTCATTAACTATCAACTGAATTGCGTTAAACACATATTTGAAATTGCATTAACTATCTAATTTGTTGTCAAAAGTGGtattcaacaacaataaccaAGGTTGTTAGATTCAAATTTTTACGCCAACTCATTATCTAGGGGGAATCGACTCGTAAACTCGTACTCGTGCAAGTTTAcctcatataaaataatattaaaattattattatataatactataaatgcattcagaatttgaaatttgttacTCATTAAATTAACTACACTAAATATTTGgaaagaattattattattactacttattttaataaTAGCCTAGGATATAATATTTAACTAGTATAGTAATTATAGTAATAGTTAACCAATAGTCCCACAAAAAGATAGCAAAGGCGTTAGTTTATAGCAAAGAAGCACCCTGCCTATACATAGAAAAGCAGCGCTACTTTGTTTCCACTTTCTGAAGTCCCACATCGAAACTTTGTAAAGAATAGACATCAAGATTTGCCTATGAAAGAGTCTGTATGATAATGTTCAATGCGCCAGTGGGGACCCATTATTTTATAgccgtaaaattattttacagcTGTAAAATAAAAGTGCAGTCCCCTTTTACCGGTAAAATTGTTTTTGGGGAATTTTATGCTGATAGAAGCAGTATTGTAGTCTGTTTATTAGCACGTGGGCTCGTACAATTTTATGAGTCAACTCACGATTTTTTAGCGAATAAGATGGGAGTGGAAAGAAAAAGATGGGTACACTTGGGTATGAGGAATCTGATAAGGAACATTTTACTAGTTATTTCGGCTACTTCTAACTTACGTGCTGTGATCCCTTGAAAGTAGCAGGAGGTGAATCACTGGCACGATGGCACTGCCATTGCCTAGTTAGTTTGAAATTAGGATTCTGTCGTCTAAACGTGTTCAATTTTACTGATATGGGACATGGGTTGGAAGTTATCAATATTCAACACCGTaaatgaagatgaagataaGTATTCAACATTCATGGACTGATAACCTCAATTTATTGTGGTGGCAAACTGGCATggtttatttttataccaaataaattgtggttttgttttcttttctgcTAGATTGggattgttattatttttaaattgctGTTCTgtgtttatttttctctttggtACTTGGGTATTTATTTACTTCAATCTGCCATATTTGACCAGGATGCTGTTTCTCTTGCACGTGCGGAAGATGCAGCCGAGGTAGCTGCTCGTAAGTTAACAGAAGCCGCTTTTAATCGCGGCAGTGCAGATAACATTACTTGCATTGTGGTACGATTCAATCATGAAAAAAGACACCCAGCTAATCCTGATAAAGCCGGTCCAGCTAGCAGTCAGCAGAAGTAGACATTGAAAAGCACACAAACATGTGTTTGATTTATTGAGGGAAGGGAACACACTGAAGTCTGCACATGCGCGATGGCTGACTTGTGCATGTCAAACAACTGATGATTTGTTTATTCATCCGTTTTGGAATGTAAGTCACTCTTGTATTGTGATCATTGATGGATTCATGCTCTTTCTATAACTGATTATAGTGTTTGCTCTAAATAAGTTTGCGGCTTGTAGGGGCTCGAGTTtggtatttttgtttttgtctaaTAAATGCAACGTACATCTTTTTGTGTTATGAATTCCAAACTGATAGGACCACAATCAtcttttcttcttattatttACGCAATTGAATTTGGCAAAACTTTTACTAATAATGGAACGAATGTACGGAAAGAGAAAGAAGACGGAAGATACAAAGAAAAAGTGAAAGAAATACTGAagtattatttataattgatcCATTTGAATTCAAGTTGGAAATTCCTTTTTGGTATTAAAAGAAGCATTGTATATCTCCTAGTTAGAAACCGTGTAACAAGATTTTCGTGCACAAATTGGTTACACCTGAGCATATTTTGGACTGAAAATCTCTCAACTTAAAGAAAGATTTacttcttttaaaataaataagttatttcAGTGGAAAAAGTGATGAGTTGCGATTGTAGTAGGTTCAAAATTAAGAATCATAGAACTCTCATCTCCACCGCGGTCTTCCTATGGACCTGCGGCTTCTCCGTCTTACAGATTTGGTGGAAACCAA
It contains:
- the LOC123909292 gene encoding probable protein phosphatase 2C member 13, mitochondrial, which encodes MVCGRCISSIFVRAAKRLQLNHVVVGRNCLTRRFHHPNPQFLAYYFHNNRSVFNRYIGMMVDTGSMSTRAGPSVDMVSQQKDDDSTPSGFITGGWKSEDEKLSCGFSSFRGKRVTMEDFYDIKTSIIDGRSVCLFGIFDGHGGSRAAEYLKDHLFENLMKHPKFLTDTKLAISETYQQTDAAFLDSEKDNFRDDGSTASTAVLVDNHLYVANVGDSRTVISTAGKAIALSEDHKPNRSDERKRIENAGGVVMWAGTWRVGGVLAMSRAFGNRMLKPFVVAEPEIQDQVIDENTEVLVLASDGVWDVVQNEDAVSLARAEDAAEVAARKLTEAAFNRGSADNITCIVVRFNHEKRHPANPDKAGPASSQQK